The window tattacatcctggtgtggcaacTGCTCCGTACAGGAGAAGAAAGCCttgcagagggtggtcaaaacagctcaggaaaccattagcacacagctaccagcagtcgaggacacctacaccacgcgctgcctcagaaaggcgatgcgcatcatgaaagatcatagtcacccagCACGGGCGctcttctcttccctaccatctgcaaaacggctcgggtctattcgaacccgcacagctaggtacaggaacagcttttaccccaccgctgtaagagtatacaacacccACCAATGTTCAAACTtcactagagttggactgttccctccGAGCACATCAGCTCATTACATTGTTACTTCaagtattctcagttttaagtactctggctgtctattgttatttattgttgttgttttgtgcagtattatctattattttttgttcatagtttgtggagaagcactcgGACAAggatttcatggtacttgtacaggGTACTTGTACctgtgacaataaaccttgaacctgAACTTTTTAGTGAGGAATTAAATCAATATTGAACACTCATTGGGGTTCTAATGCTGTAGAACAAATAACgtgatttctttcattttttgcagGAAGATGCTACATCACCAACAAATAACAGTTCCTGTGTTGTACCTCGAATTGTTATTGTGTTATGAAAACCTGTGTCTGAtaaaattgtgacatttttatttagcccGTTTTCGTGTATTATATGATTCAGATACAGTATTTCTAGACTCTCTGGAATGGTCATCATTTTCACAGCCACCGTTGGCCACAGGAGAACTAACTGACTTGGAGGAGCAAATAAGTTTTCAGAGAACGTTAACAATCGTTCGTTCGAATAGAACGAAGGCCGTGGTAACCACGGTAACAATTATTGCGTCATGTCCTCGCTTGGAACGTTCAGCACTCGTATTTAATAGGAGCCCGGGAGGTGAGTGTATATTCACTGTCGCGAAAGGCTGAGCTACAGGTGTGAGCTCTGAGGCGCCGCACATCGTGAGTTCGACGCCATTTCTGTTCTGGTGggtgtcttttttaaattgttttaaactgaCCAATCAATGGTATTATAATAATTAGTTAAAAACAACGTTCTGCTGCAAGTCGCCCAATAAATGACGGATTTTCCGCGAGTTTCTCAGTTTTCGCGGCTCCGGCGCGCGCTGAGTCCCGTCAGGCTTCTCTGAAGCGGAGCGCGCGCCGGCGGACCGTTTAACGTAACTAACGGTCATTCGCCTTTCGCCTTCTTACCGagtgttttactgtaacattgGAGGGTTCAGAAATCCTGCCTGCTCGTGAACACATTTAGTGCTctaagttctttttttccccatcatatttatttaacatctaTGATGTATTAAAACACCGGCGTTAGATACTGTAGTTATCCATCGTCAGCGCAGGGCTTCTCAAACACTAACTGGTTCGAAGTTTCTCGAACCTTCTTCAAGTTcaactacatttttacaaaaaaacgaAAACAGTTTTCTGAGTTCACCCGTGGTCCTCGTGTTTGTTTGAAATTTGGAGCTGCAAAGAGAAGCAAATATAATCAGGTGGTgaaatgtgttctgttctgtgtctgtgtccagTAAAATCGAACTCCCGCTTCATTTACTTCAAGTCCTACTGGcacctgtgttttgtgtggttAGTAAATATTAATACTCATACTGTACTTGTCTAGCGAAGCGTTTATATATATTAACAGGTACTTTTGTACAAGTGTGCCGTTTAAACCGTATTTCTGCGCGgtaaaagaaatgcatataaaaAGTGGTAAGTTGCCTTTAATTATATAGTAGAACCAAAATGTGTTGGTTTTAATGATTAAGTGTAATACAAGAAGGTAGTataagtggttaaggacaggcTCAAGAAACCTGAAGTTTGTAGGTTCAAGTTCCAAGAAATGCACCCTACTGTGTGGTgccttggggggagggggggggggtattttaCCCTGTTAATTTGCGGTAAAGGAGTTGAATCCTTTAAGTGcgttgaataaaaacaaagtattaatCGCAGGTTTTGCTACTGATGATTATATCAGAGTGCAAGGGGCCGTTGCTGTGTTAACATGGTATACAGCACACAAGGTGATCTTGTAGTAATTTTAAGCGCGTAACTGAAGTGTTTCCAGTAGCTGGCGTTAAGTATTGTGCCGAGGAAGCGTAGCCAGCATTAAAGCCACTGTGcgttgtgcttttttgtgtttttgtagaaaatgtcCAGCCCATTGGAGAGGGAGACCTTGCTGGTGGCAAAGGATTATGTGGGTTTCTGCACTGGGATCCGGCAAGACCCTCCAAGCGAGTCAGCCAAAGCCATGAGACAACTGGCGAAGCAAACGGAGAGGCAACATCGGTCAACATTTCAAACCTTAGTGCAGAACTTCTTGGACAACTCTGAACCCGACTTCCTGACCAGTCTGAAGCAGACCATGGCAGCGCTGGCGCATGACGGACAGTTGAACTGGGGAAGAGTCGTAGCGCTTTTTGCATTCGCAGGAATGCTAGCGAGCGAACTCTCATCCCGGGGAGTGGACGTCAGCAACAGAAGGTTAGCGGAGACGATCGCTCGCTACCTCAGCGAGGAGCACGGAGAATGGCTTCTGCACAACGGTGGCTGGGTAGGTAGAACTTGTGTGTAAACGTGTCCGTAATTGTTCTACGCAGGCTGCTTGTGTATAGACTAGTCTTTACTTCCATAAAGCAGCTAAAAGTGAATGGAAATCGGCAGTGGTTCTGCTTGTGGTAAACGATCACAAAACTTCTTTAACAAACCTTTCTTGTGGTTGCTGTATGTAGGTCGAAATTAAGAAAGCAGTGCGGATGTGTAACAATTTTCACCATGTGGCAAGAGTCTCTCAGCGCACGTCTGACATGCATTATGATGCTTTATTGTTCTAAACCCACAAACATTCCTACACCGACCGTAGTTTCCAATGTGTACAGCAAGTATTTCTGACTTGGAATCAATTGATTTTGTTCAGGAATAACCATACTTACTTGGCATTTTGTTTGTCTCTTGTGTAGGTCGGCTTCCTATCCTTTTTCCACATGGTGAGAGGTGCGGACTTGGGGTTGTTCCTGAGGAATGCTTTCTTTGCAGTCTCCGTTGTGAGCATTGCAGGGATAGCCGCCCTTCTTCGCCCTAGAAGACTTCCTCTGGGATCCTTGCTTCGGCTGTTTTTTGCCTGAAGGCACAAAATCTCGATGATAGAAGTTCCAAAAATGTTTgcacattaaaaacagatgATGTTTAAAAGCTTACATCATTGTCTAATACTTGTTACAGAGAACCTAGTGAAACTGAAATGGCACAGAGGCATCTGCTTAGAGACTTGTGACTGTGGTTATGAGTTCAGACTTTTTTGGAACTTCTTTCATCGAGATTTTGGAACAGAAACGTGTGAAGaacaaaacactacatagaaaaAGGACAAGTTTAATGTCTTTTACGGAAGGATCATGTTCTGATCCTAGCAGAAgttaaatgtattcattgtcagaattgtttttttttccattctttatttctcagttgttttggaattttttatGCTCTAATGCTACTAATGCACTTTGGCTACTATGGCCAAAGTGATCTTATCATCAGTTTCCTTGTATTTTGCCTACAGATGTATATATTTCT of the Scleropages formosus chromosome 7, fSclFor1.1, whole genome shotgun sequence genome contains:
- the LOC114910931 gene encoding anti-apoptotic protein NR13-like, with product MSSPLERETLLVAKDYVGFCTGIRQDPPSESAKAMRQLAKQTERQHRSTFQTLVQNFLDNSEPDFLTSLKQTMAALAHDGQLNWGRVVALFAFAGMLASELSSRGVDVSNRRLAETIARYLSEEHGEWLLHNGGWVGFLSFFHMVRGADLGLFLRNAFFAVSVVSIAGIAALLRPRRLPLGSLLRLFFA